Proteins encoded within one genomic window of Patescibacteria group bacterium:
- the rpoB gene encoding DNA-directed RNA polymerase subunit beta, which produces MSKSASTKPERIYLSGNPNPTKLPNLIEIQTNSYKWLFEQGVQELLDEINPIEDFTGKSLSLTFSSPTLDKSRITEEMARDKNLTYKAPFKARASLLNKETGEIKESDVFLGDFPLMTKRGTFIINGIERVVVTQIVRSYGVLFANDEVPGRNLFGAKIIPNRGAWLEVETNAKDVITVKIDRKRRINVTTFLRAFGYANDDAIRDLFKDVDTNPDHQYINATLEKDVTKSEDQAVVEVYKKIRPGDLANPEGARSFLNMLFFNNKRYDLGRVGRYRMNIRLNLQVKDVVENRILRMDDFIAIVKEVIRLNNDPTAKKDDIDHLANRRVRAVGELVQAKIRVGLLRMERIVKDRMSVSDIATVTPAQLVNSRPIMAVLQEFFASSQLSQFMSQTNPLAELGNKRTLSATGPGGLSRERAGFEVRDVHPTHYGRICPIETPEGPNIGLVGYLASYGRVNDYGFIESPYRKVEQIDGKTKVSDKIDYLDAATEERHIIAPASAPIDKDGYFTEVRTLVRRFGEPAVEDTKKIQYIDVSPKQILGISASLIPFIEHDEAARALMGANMQRQAVPVIVPQSPVVGTGMEYEAAYDSGQIIIADESGTVLESTAHHITVLEDDTKEKKVYKLQKFVRSNQATCINQRPIVDVEQHVVKGQVIADSSATDKGELALGQNVLVAFMSWGGGNFEDAIIISERMLHRDRFTSIHIEKYVCEVRDTKLGPEVITQDIPNVSEEALSNLDESGIVRIGAEVETGDILVGKITPKGETELSAEEKLLRAIFGEKAKDVRDASLRLPHGERGKVVEIKLFNKDQGDELPAGVYQQVEISVAQLRKIAVGDKLAGRHGNKGVISTILPVEDMPYMPDGTPVDIILNPLGVVSRMNLGQILETHLGWAANTLNIKVASPVFEGLSWEQIQTYLEKAKLPKTGKIQLFDGRSGAGFDHTTTTGINYIMKLSHLVDDKMHARSVGPYSMITQQPLGGKAQFGGQRFGEMEVWALEAYGAAHTLQEMLTVKSDDTVGRSKVYEAIIKGDPIQKPSIPESFNVLVKELQSLGLSVQLLSDEDAKNFEIHLEEAKKAMAPVSDTGETLEEILNEPVGGMIEDEEAVDKLVTEIGSDDELSEPVAAAEEA; this is translated from the coding sequence GAGCAAGGTGTTCAAGAGCTTTTAGACGAGATTAATCCAATAGAAGATTTTACCGGCAAAAGCTTGTCGCTTACTTTTAGCTCTCCAACCCTAGACAAATCGCGCATTACCGAAGAAATGGCGCGCGACAAAAACTTAACTTACAAAGCCCCATTTAAGGCTCGCGCTAGCTTGTTGAACAAAGAAACCGGTGAAATTAAAGAGAGCGATGTCTTTTTGGGTGATTTCCCGTTGATGACCAAACGCGGCACCTTTATTATTAACGGTATTGAGCGTGTGGTTGTTACCCAGATTGTACGCTCATATGGCGTACTTTTTGCTAACGATGAAGTGCCCGGCCGCAACTTATTTGGCGCTAAAATTATTCCTAACCGCGGCGCATGGTTAGAAGTTGAAACTAACGCTAAAGACGTGATTACGGTTAAAATTGATCGCAAACGCCGCATTAATGTCACTACGTTCTTGCGTGCTTTTGGTTACGCTAACGACGATGCTATTCGTGATTTGTTTAAAGATGTAGATACTAATCCAGATCACCAGTACATTAACGCCACACTTGAAAAAGACGTGACTAAAAGCGAAGATCAGGCCGTGGTAGAAGTTTATAAAAAGATTCGCCCGGGAGACTTGGCTAACCCAGAAGGCGCACGTTCGTTCTTGAATATGTTGTTCTTTAATAACAAACGCTACGATCTTGGGCGCGTTGGCCGTTATCGCATGAACATTCGTTTGAATTTGCAGGTTAAAGACGTAGTTGAGAATCGAATTTTGCGGATGGATGATTTTATCGCCATCGTTAAAGAAGTAATTAGATTAAATAACGATCCAACTGCTAAGAAAGATGATATCGATCACTTAGCCAACCGCCGCGTTCGCGCCGTGGGTGAATTGGTGCAGGCTAAAATTCGCGTTGGTTTGTTGCGTATGGAACGTATTGTTAAAGATCGCATGAGCGTCTCAGACATTGCCACCGTTACGCCGGCGCAGTTGGTTAACTCGCGCCCAATTATGGCGGTGTTGCAAGAGTTCTTTGCCTCATCTCAGTTATCACAGTTTATGAGCCAGACTAACCCGCTAGCCGAGCTTGGTAACAAGCGCACGCTTTCCGCTACCGGTCCGGGTGGACTTTCTCGTGAGCGCGCCGGTTTCGAAGTTCGAGACGTTCATCCTACTCATTACGGCCGCATTTGCCCAATTGAAACCCCAGAAGGCCCGAACATTGGGTTGGTGGGCTATTTGGCTTCTTACGGACGGGTGAATGATTACGGTTTTATCGAATCACCTTACCGCAAAGTTGAGCAGATTGATGGCAAGACCAAGGTTAGTGATAAAATTGATTATTTAGATGCCGCCACCGAAGAGCGTCACATCATTGCTCCAGCCTCAGCTCCAATTGACAAAGACGGCTACTTTACAGAAGTTCGTACTTTGGTGCGTAGATTTGGTGAGCCGGCGGTTGAAGATACTAAGAAAATTCAATATATTGATGTTTCGCCGAAACAGATTTTGGGTATTTCGGCTTCCTTGATCCCGTTCATTGAACACGATGAAGCCGCGCGCGCGTTGATGGGTGCAAACATGCAACGTCAAGCTGTGCCGGTTATTGTGCCGCAATCTCCGGTGGTGGGTACTGGTATGGAGTACGAGGCCGCTTACGACTCCGGTCAGATTATTATTGCCGATGAGTCTGGTACGGTTTTGGAATCAACCGCCCATCACATTACCGTGTTGGAAGACGATACTAAAGAGAAAAAAGTTTATAAATTACAGAAATTTGTGCGATCAAACCAGGCCACTTGTATTAACCAACGTCCAATTGTAGATGTTGAGCAACACGTGGTTAAGGGTCAGGTGATTGCCGATAGCTCTGCCACCGATAAAGGCGAGCTGGCCTTGGGTCAGAACGTTTTGGTGGCGTTTATGAGCTGGGGTGGTGGTAACTTTGAAGATGCTATCATTATTTCCGAGCGCATGTTACATCGAGATCGTTTCACCTCTATTCACATCGAAAAATACGTTTGTGAAGTACGAGACACTAAATTGGGGCCAGAAGTAATCACTCAAGATATCCCAAACGTGTCCGAAGAAGCGCTGTCTAACTTAGACGAAAGCGGTATTGTGCGCATTGGTGCAGAGGTAGAGACCGGCGACATTTTGGTGGGTAAAATTACGCCTAAAGGTGAGACCGAGTTGTCTGCCGAAGAAAAATTGTTACGCGCCATCTTTGGTGAAAAAGCCAAAGACGTCCGAGACGCCTCTTTGCGCTTGCCTCACGGCGAACGCGGTAAAGTGGTTGAGATTAAATTATTTAATAAAGATCAGGGTGATGAGTTGCCAGCCGGTGTTTATCAGCAAGTAGAAATCTCGGTGGCTCAGTTACGTAAAATTGCGGTTGGTGATAAATTAGCCGGACGTCACGGTAACAAAGGTGTTATTTCTACCATTTTGCCGGTAGAAGATATGCCGTATATGCCAGATGGCACGCCGGTAGACATCATTCTTAACCCGCTGGGTGTGGTTTCCCGTATGAACTTGGGTCAGATTTTAGAGACTCACCTAGGCTGGGCCGCCAACACCTTAAACATCAAAGTAGCCAGCCCGGTATTTGAAGGTTTAAGTTGGGAGCAGATTCAAACTTACTTAGAGAAAGCCAAATTGCCTAAGACCGGCAAAATTCAGTTGTTTGATGGCCGCAGCGGCGCCGGTTTTGATCACACTACTACCACCGGTATTAACTACATCATGAAATTGTCTCACTTGGTTGATGACAAGATGCACGCTCGTTCAGTTGGACCATACTCCATGATCACCCAGCAGCCATTGGGTGGAAAAGCCCAGTTTGGTGGCCAGCGATTCGGAGAAATGGAAGTTTGGGCATTAGAGGCTTATGGTGCCGCTCATACTTTGCAAGAAATGTTGACGGTTAAATCCGATGACACCGTGGGTAGAAGCAAAGTTTACGAAGCCATTATTAAGGGCGATCCAATTCAAAAACCATCTATTCCGGAATCGTTTAACGTGTTGGTTAAAGAGTTGCAAAGCTTAGGCTTGTCGGTTCAGTTGTTAAGCGATGAAGACGCCAAAAACTTTGAAATTCATTTGGAAGAGGCCAAAAAGGCGATGGCGCCGGTCTCTGACACTGGTGAAACCTTAGAAGAAATCTTAAACGAGCCGGTTGGCGGCATGATTGAAGACGAAGAAGCAGTGGATAAATTAGTAACCGAAATTGGCAGTGATGACGAGTTGTCAGAGCCTGTCGCAGCTGCTGAAGAAGCATAA